Proteins from a genomic interval of Paenibacillus sp. RC334:
- a CDS encoding MFS transporter, translating into MNFKVVILTIATFTVGLVELIIGGVLPQIAQDLNVSVSTAGQLIMIYALVYAIAGPTLLALTARIERKRLYLWSMFIFILGSLLAFWSPNYAVLFISRIVTAASGSLIVTLSLTIAVKVVSKAYQARVLGVISMGVSSSIVLGIPAGVLIGNAFGWRVLFLIIAVLTVVAMLVMNLFMERIPTEHVVPMREQLKSLKNVKVISAHLVTTLTLAGHYTLYAYFTPFMENMMGLNASWISVAYFVFGLSAVGGGFIGGSLADRFGTAKSILIIVGVFIAVMFLLPFSVHSMYVFAPLLIIWGILSWALSPPMQSYLIENAPESGSIQQSFNFSALQIGIALGSALGGAVIENSESVATNAWVGGAFVIVAFVCGVFSITRTGASQAVRGHGHQSIL; encoded by the coding sequence ATGAACTTTAAAGTAGTTATCTTAACGATTGCGACCTTTACGGTGGGACTGGTGGAGTTAATTATCGGCGGCGTCCTGCCCCAAATTGCGCAGGATTTGAATGTCTCCGTAAGCACGGCTGGACAGCTTATTATGATCTATGCACTTGTCTATGCTATCGCCGGGCCGACATTATTGGCGCTGACCGCCAGAATTGAACGAAAACGGCTGTATTTATGGTCGATGTTTATTTTTATTCTGGGAAGCCTGTTGGCCTTCTGGAGTCCGAATTATGCAGTCTTATTTATATCCCGTATCGTTACCGCCGCAAGTGGATCGCTGATTGTGACGTTATCGCTGACGATTGCCGTCAAAGTGGTGTCCAAGGCTTATCAGGCGCGGGTTCTTGGTGTGATCTCCATGGGGGTTAGCTCGTCCATCGTGCTAGGTATTCCAGCCGGGGTGCTGATTGGAAATGCGTTTGGCTGGCGGGTGCTGTTCCTGATTATCGCTGTATTGACGGTAGTTGCTATGCTTGTCATGAACTTGTTTATGGAGCGGATTCCGACGGAACATGTCGTGCCGATGCGCGAGCAACTGAAATCCTTGAAAAATGTGAAGGTGATTAGTGCGCATCTGGTGACTACGCTAACGTTGGCGGGTCATTACACACTGTATGCGTATTTCACTCCATTTATGGAGAATATGATGGGCTTGAACGCATCGTGGATTAGTGTCGCCTATTTTGTATTTGGACTTTCGGCTGTTGGGGGCGGTTTTATTGGCGGCTCTTTGGCGGATCGTTTTGGCACAGCGAAGAGTATTTTGATCATTGTGGGCGTATTTATCGCCGTGATGTTCTTGCTGCCATTCTCGGTTCACTCGATGTATGTATTTGCGCCGTTGCTGATCATCTGGGGAATATTGAGCTGGGCCTTGTCCCCGCCGATGCAGAGCTATCTCATCGAAAATGCCCCCGAATCAGGAAGTATTCAGCAAAGCTTCAATTTCTCTGCTCTCCAGATCGGGATTGCTCTCGGTTCAGCCTTGGGCGGTGCGGTAATTGAGAATAGTGAATCGGTTGCCACGAATGCATGGGTAGGCGGGGCTTTTGTGATTGTTGCTTTTGTATGTGGCGTATTTTCGATTACGAGAACCGGAGCATCGCAAGCCGTCAGAGGGCACGGGCACCAATCCATTTTATAG
- a CDS encoding alpha/beta fold hydrolase, producing MPEDMSLQQLQSYMGSSPKPPDFDAYWERALQELERQPLDYMLEPADFVSPLVECFHLYFIGVGGAKVHGKLVRPKHSTERGPALAMFHGYSCDSGDWFDKVSYAAHGFTVLAMDCRGQGGLSEDNLQVQGTTIRGHIIRGIDDPSPDRLYYRNVFLDTVQTVRILMSMEQVDPNRIGAFGCSQGGALTVACAALEPRVRVAVPVYPFLSDYKRAWALDATTSAYEELVYYFRWFDPNHVREEELFHRLGYIDIQHLADRIRGRVLFVTGLSDTICPPSTQYAVYNKIASDKEMLLYHEYGHEYLPYLSDHAMSEFLQL from the coding sequence ATGCCGGAGGACATGTCTTTACAGCAATTGCAGTCGTATATGGGCAGTAGCCCGAAGCCGCCGGATTTTGATGCGTACTGGGAACGGGCGCTACAGGAGCTGGAGCGGCAGCCGCTGGATTATATGCTGGAGCCAGCCGATTTTGTCTCTCCGCTGGTGGAGTGCTTTCATCTGTATTTTATAGGGGTAGGCGGAGCGAAGGTTCATGGAAAGCTCGTCCGACCCAAGCATAGTACGGAAAGAGGTCCTGCTTTAGCGATGTTTCACGGATATTCTTGTGACAGCGGCGATTGGTTCGATAAAGTGAGCTATGCCGCACACGGGTTCACCGTGCTGGCCATGGATTGCCGGGGGCAAGGCGGGCTGTCCGAGGACAACTTGCAGGTTCAGGGAACGACGATTCGCGGACATATCATCCGGGGGATCGACGACCCGAGCCCGGATCGGCTCTATTACCGCAATGTATTTTTGGATACCGTGCAGACGGTGCGCATTCTGATGTCAATGGAGCAGGTAGACCCTAATCGAATCGGCGCATTCGGCTGCTCCCAAGGGGGAGCATTGACGGTTGCCTGCGCAGCATTGGAGCCACGTGTACGTGTAGCGGTTCCGGTATATCCTTTCCTGTCGGACTATAAAAGAGCTTGGGCGCTGGATGCCACCACGTCTGCATATGAGGAGCTGGTGTATTATTTTCGCTGGTTCGATCCGAATCATGTGCGCGAGGAAGAGTTATTTCACCGATTAGGCTACATCGACATTCAACATTTGGCAGATCGTATTCGTGGTCGGGTGCTATTTGTGACGGGGCTGTCGGATACGATCTGCCCACCTTCCACACAATATGCGGTGTACAATAAAATCGCGTCGGACAAGGAAATGCTCCTGTATCACGAATACGGCCATGAATACTTACCATATCTGTCGGATCACGCCATGAGCGAATTTTTACAGCTTTAG
- a CDS encoding glycoside hydrolase family 130 protein, with amino-acid sequence MSKLNVDLDVGNVRIVGDSLPEMPWQDKPEGSEAPVWRHTENPVIGRNPVPGIARIFNSAVAPYEGRFVGVFRAETINGRPHLHLGWSDDGLAWDIETERLHLVDEEGDDYQPNYAYDPRLVRVEDTYYIIWCTDFYGAALGIAQTKDFKNFVRLENPFLPFNRNGVLLPRKLNGNYVLLSRPSDSGHTPFGDIFLSESPDLVYWGKHRHVMSKGGQGWWQSVKIGGGPAPIETTEGWLMFYHGVTGTCNGLVYSMGVAVLDLDDPSKVKYRSSNFVLTPEEWYEERGFVPNVVFPCATLHDADTGRIAIYYGAADTYVGVAYTTVSDMMKYVIATDEVVADDHELGRM; translated from the coding sequence ATGAGTAAATTGAATGTGGATTTGGATGTAGGTAACGTACGAATTGTGGGAGACAGTCTGCCGGAAATGCCGTGGCAGGATAAGCCTGAAGGCAGTGAGGCTCCGGTATGGAGACATACTGAGAATCCGGTCATTGGACGCAATCCGGTGCCGGGCATTGCCCGTATTTTCAACAGTGCAGTAGCTCCGTATGAGGGGCGGTTTGTGGGGGTGTTTCGGGCGGAAACGATTAATGGACGCCCGCATTTGCATCTGGGCTGGAGTGACGACGGGTTGGCTTGGGACATCGAAACGGAACGCTTGCATTTGGTCGATGAGGAAGGGGACGATTACCAGCCTAATTATGCTTACGATCCGCGTCTGGTCCGAGTGGAGGACACATATTATATCATCTGGTGTACAGATTTTTACGGTGCGGCGTTGGGGATAGCGCAAACGAAGGATTTTAAAAACTTTGTACGATTGGAAAATCCGTTCCTGCCGTTTAATCGAAACGGTGTGCTGTTACCTCGTAAGCTAAACGGAAACTATGTGCTGCTATCCCGTCCGAGCGACAGCGGTCATACGCCGTTCGGCGATATTTTTCTCAGTGAAAGCCCAGATCTGGTGTATTGGGGCAAGCACCGTCATGTGATGAGCAAGGGCGGACAGGGCTGGTGGCAATCAGTGAAGATTGGCGGCGGACCGGCTCCGATCGAGACGACCGAGGGCTGGCTCATGTTCTACCACGGAGTGACGGGCACGTGCAATGGACTGGTATACAGCATGGGGGTAGCCGTTCTTGACCTGGATGACCCATCTAAGGTTAAATATCGTTCCTCCAATTTCGTGCTGACCCCGGAGGAATGGTACGAGGAACGTGGCTTTGTGCCAAACGTAGTGTTCCCGTGTGCTACGCTGCATGATGCCGACACCGGACGGATCGCGATCTATTATGGAGCCGCTGACACGTATGTAGGTGTCGCATACACGACAGTATCCGACATGATGAAGTATGTCATCGCAACGGATGAAGTGGTTGCAGACGACCATGAGTTGGGCCGGATGTAG
- a CDS encoding carbohydrate ABC transporter permease produces the protein MYMLKRTLANSIKYAALLLGAFVALLPIVVILFASLKTKAEYSATSPLTPPVNWLNWANYAKAFVNGNMLTGFVNTAFILIISIIGATLTGSMIAYILNRFKFKGKSLMLGAFLLATLIPGVTTQVSTFQIINKLELFNTPWAAILLYLGTDIIAVYIFLQFLDSIAVALDESAMLDGASYLTIYWRIILPLLKPAIVTVIIIKGVNIYNDFYTPFLYMPKTSLQVISTALFKFKGPYGSQWEVISAGIIIAIIPTLIAFLSLQKYIYNGFAQGSVK, from the coding sequence GTGTATATGCTGAAAAGAACGCTGGCGAACAGCATCAAGTATGCCGCGCTTTTGCTGGGTGCGTTCGTCGCACTGCTGCCGATTGTCGTGATTTTATTTGCTTCCTTGAAGACGAAGGCTGAATATTCGGCAACCAGTCCTCTGACTCCCCCGGTGAACTGGCTGAATTGGGCGAACTACGCCAAAGCCTTTGTGAACGGCAACATGCTGACCGGATTTGTGAACACGGCCTTTATTCTGATCATTTCGATCATCGGCGCGACGTTGACTGGCTCTATGATCGCGTATATTTTGAATCGTTTTAAATTTAAAGGCAAAAGTCTCATGCTGGGTGCGTTTTTGCTCGCAACCCTCATTCCGGGGGTAACGACACAGGTATCGACATTCCAGATTATCAACAAGCTGGAACTGTTTAACACGCCTTGGGCAGCTATTTTGCTGTATTTGGGAACCGATATTATTGCGGTGTATATTTTTCTGCAATTTCTGGATTCCATTGCGGTGGCACTGGACGAATCGGCCATGTTGGATGGTGCCTCCTATCTGACCATCTACTGGCGCATTATTTTGCCCCTGCTCAAGCCCGCCATTGTGACGGTCATTATTATCAAAGGGGTTAATATTTACAACGATTTTTACACCCCGTTTCTGTATATGCCCAAAACAAGCCTTCAGGTCATTTCGACGGCGTTGTTCAAGTTTAAAGGGCCGTATGGCTCGCAATGGGAAGTGATCAGCGCGGGTATAATCATTGCTATTATTCCGACACTTATTGCATTTTTGTCATTACAAAAATATATCTATAACGGATTCGCGCAGGGCTCAGTGAAATAG
- a CDS encoding sugar ABC transporter permease: protein MFKFSNLSYSKQRMAIIAAFSFIPLALLVTFAYLPVINMFKYSFSDWNGYSKRLEYVGFENYTKIFTDPEYFSVFKVSLYYFVATFVQMGLALYFATILSFQTWFKNVFKGILFFPSLMNGVAIGFIFLFFFKPDGTLDTLLQALGLGSYIKLWLGNPEIINISLAGTSIWRYMGFNFIVFLGAISSISSDLYEASDMDGANRWHQFRYIILPSIKRILQLNLILAISGAISAFDIPYIMTGGSNGSKTFVIQTIDVAFKYSKVGLASAMAVILLLIVIVVTLLQRLLIRGEED, encoded by the coding sequence ATGTTTAAATTTTCGAATCTCAGCTACTCCAAACAAAGAATGGCGATTATTGCAGCCTTTTCATTTATTCCGCTGGCGCTGCTGGTCACTTTTGCGTACTTGCCAGTGATCAACATGTTCAAATACAGCTTTTCGGACTGGAACGGCTATAGTAAGCGTCTTGAATATGTGGGCTTTGAAAACTATACCAAAATCTTTACCGACCCCGAGTATTTTTCGGTGTTTAAGGTCAGTCTGTATTACTTTGTCGCTACGTTTGTACAGATGGGGCTGGCCCTTTATTTTGCAACCATTCTCAGCTTTCAAACCTGGTTTAAAAATGTGTTTAAGGGCATTTTATTTTTCCCTTCCCTGATGAACGGGGTGGCCATTGGTTTTATTTTTCTGTTCTTCTTCAAGCCGGACGGCACGCTGGATACACTACTTCAGGCACTGGGGCTGGGTTCGTATATCAAGCTGTGGCTGGGCAACCCGGAGATTATCAATATTTCACTGGCTGGCACGTCGATCTGGAGATACATGGGCTTTAACTTTATTGTGTTTCTCGGTGCGATTTCCTCCATATCAAGTGATCTGTATGAAGCGTCTGATATGGACGGGGCCAACCGCTGGCATCAGTTTCGGTACATTATTTTGCCGAGTATCAAGCGGATTTTGCAGCTGAATCTCATCTTGGCGATTAGCGGTGCGATCAGTGCATTCGATATTCCGTATATTATGACTGGCGGCTCCAATGGCAGTAAAACGTTCGTCATTCAGACGATTGACGTGGCGTTCAAATACAGCAAGGTCGGTCTGGCCTCGGCGATGGCGGTTATTTTGCTGCTGATCGTGATTGTAGTTACGCTGCTGCAACGTTTGCTGATTCGGGGGGAGGAGGATTAA
- a CDS encoding extracellular solute-binding protein, which translates to MKLSKVLVPLLSVLLLAGLFAGCAPKGSDTPAASSDPKDVEGEITVITQRTDIVDTVFQDYAKEFNKLYPKVKVNFQALADYESQIKIRMGTRDYGDVLLIPTSIPIAELPEFFEPLGTYEEMKSKYTGIEERMVDNNVYGIPVAMTYSGVIYNKNVFKDAGITQLPKTPDQFLKALQQIKDKTKAVPLFTNYASGWALTQWEADLATVAGTKEYVNVTQPSTDDNFTKGQPHYELYKIMYDAAKNGLIEKDPTTTDWETSKADLAQGKIGTMVLGSWAIDQIKSTATNKDDIGFMPFPTNASKVLVPLAGDYNLGINVNSENKAAARAWVDWFTDKSNYAVEQAGSISPLKGAELPNILKQYEDQGVVFETLTPSPKGQEGIVNKIDTKGEIGLWQPDFKKRIIEAAVGNRPESYDTIMKDLNDAWVKARAEVAAKEAK; encoded by the coding sequence ATGAAGTTGTCCAAGGTTTTGGTGCCGTTACTATCGGTGCTATTGTTAGCGGGGTTGTTTGCAGGGTGTGCCCCAAAAGGATCAGATACGCCAGCAGCCAGCTCTGATCCGAAGGATGTGGAGGGTGAAATCACGGTCATTACACAACGGACAGACATTGTGGATACGGTGTTTCAGGACTACGCCAAGGAATTTAACAAGCTTTATCCGAAGGTGAAGGTCAATTTTCAGGCATTAGCCGATTATGAGAGCCAAATTAAAATTCGGATGGGCACCAGGGATTACGGAGATGTTTTGCTTATTCCTACCAGCATTCCCATTGCAGAACTACCCGAATTTTTCGAACCACTGGGCACTTATGAGGAGATGAAAAGCAAGTATACCGGCATTGAAGAACGTATGGTGGACAATAATGTCTACGGTATTCCGGTAGCAATGACGTATTCCGGTGTGATTTATAACAAAAATGTGTTCAAGGATGCGGGGATCACGCAACTTCCTAAAACCCCGGATCAATTTTTGAAAGCGCTACAGCAGATTAAGGACAAAACCAAGGCAGTGCCGCTGTTTACGAACTATGCCTCCGGGTGGGCACTGACCCAGTGGGAAGCTGATTTGGCTACAGTGGCGGGTACGAAGGAATATGTGAATGTCACACAGCCGAGTACAGACGACAATTTCACGAAGGGTCAGCCTCACTATGAGCTGTATAAGATCATGTACGATGCCGCTAAAAATGGTCTGATTGAAAAAGACCCGACCACGACGGATTGGGAGACCTCCAAGGCGGATTTGGCTCAAGGCAAAATCGGTACGATGGTACTTGGCTCCTGGGCCATTGACCAGATCAAAAGCACAGCCACCAACAAGGATGATATCGGCTTTATGCCGTTTCCGACAAATGCCTCCAAGGTGCTTGTTCCGCTGGCAGGTGATTACAACCTCGGCATTAACGTAAACAGTGAAAATAAAGCAGCGGCCCGTGCCTGGGTGGACTGGTTTACTGACAAGTCCAACTATGCTGTAGAGCAGGCGGGCAGCATCAGTCCGCTGAAGGGTGCGGAATTGCCTAACATTCTGAAGCAATACGAAGATCAAGGAGTTGTCTTTGAAACGCTCACTCCTTCGCCAAAAGGACAGGAAGGGATTGTCAATAAAATCGACACAAAGGGAGAAATCGGTTTGTGGCAGCCGGACTTCAAGAAACGCATTATTGAGGCAGCGGTCGGTAACCGCCCGGAATCGTATGACACCATTATGAAGGATCTGAACGACGCATGGGTGAAGGCGCGTGCTGAAGTGGCTGCGAAGGAAGCCAAATAG
- a CDS encoding AGE family epimerase/isomerase, whose translation MDTLLHEIRQEWKDHILPFWLRLKDEAHGGFYGEVDVDLHIHTEANKGGIATARLLWSFSAAARVTGERIYKDAARHAFLFLQEHLIDPVYGGMYWMADHTGRPADTGKHVYAQAFAIYALSEYARATGDPDALPLAKELFHLLEQKGYDRTRQAYSEQFDRMWNTQPNELLSENGVTAHITMNTHIHVLEAYTQLLRVWPDKSVRDALANVLDILYSRVYDASARRLGVFFDSDWRSLLDLTSYGHDIEASWLIEEAMNVLGHHPPEYVDMMVDIAHAVAERAIQPDGSLINEREGDQVDTSRIWWVQAEGIVGFYNAYQRTQDERFLQIVRDLWAYTRQYIVDPRPGGEWFWSVQADGKPDPKEVAGPWKCPYHNSRFCIEMLERMGTK comes from the coding sequence TTGGACACGTTGCTACATGAGATCAGACAGGAATGGAAGGATCATATACTCCCGTTCTGGCTAAGGTTGAAGGATGAAGCGCACGGTGGATTTTATGGTGAGGTGGATGTCGATCTGCACATCCATACGGAGGCGAACAAGGGTGGGATTGCTACTGCACGGTTACTCTGGTCATTCTCCGCGGCAGCCCGTGTGACCGGGGAACGCATCTATAAGGATGCCGCACGACACGCTTTCCTGTTTCTGCAAGAACACCTGATAGACCCGGTATATGGAGGAATGTACTGGATGGCAGATCATACGGGCCGTCCTGCCGACACAGGCAAGCACGTCTATGCACAGGCATTCGCCATTTATGCCTTGTCCGAATATGCGCGGGCAACGGGCGACCCCGATGCACTGCCACTAGCTAAGGAGCTGTTTCACCTGCTGGAGCAAAAAGGATATGATCGCACCCGCCAGGCATACAGTGAACAATTTGACCGTATGTGGAACACACAGCCTAATGAGCTGCTCAGCGAAAACGGGGTTACTGCGCATATCACCATGAATACACATATTCATGTTCTGGAAGCGTATACCCAATTACTGCGCGTATGGCCGGATAAAAGCGTGCGAGATGCACTGGCGAATGTACTGGACATTTTATACAGTCGTGTTTACGATGCTTCCGCCCGGCGGTTGGGGGTATTTTTCGACAGTGACTGGCGCTCTCTGCTCGACCTGACCTCGTACGGTCACGACATTGAAGCTAGTTGGCTGATTGAGGAAGCTATGAACGTACTGGGGCACCATCCCCCGGAATATGTAGACATGATGGTGGATATCGCCCATGCGGTAGCCGAACGTGCTATTCAGCCAGATGGTTCACTGATCAACGAACGGGAAGGCGATCAGGTAGACACCTCGCGCATATGGTGGGTACAGGCAGAAGGAATCGTCGGCTTTTACAATGCGTATCAACGAACACAGGACGAACGTTTCTTACAGATTGTACGGGATTTGTGGGCCTACACTCGGCAGTATATCGTAGATCCACGACCTGGAGGTGAATGGTTCTGGTCCGTTCAAGCGGATGGCAAGCCTGATCCAAAAGAAGTTGCTGGGCCTTGGAAATGCCCTTATCACAACAGCCGATTTTGCATCGAAATGCTGGAAAGGATGGGAACGAAATGA
- a CDS encoding glycosidase: MIHTQYNKLLAQQEELITRPNEVNTTFYNGIYERYRYPVLTRHHVPLHWRFDLNEQTNPFFMERLGVNAALNPGAIYHEGKYILVSRTEGLDRKSFFALAESDNGIDQFRFIDAPLIWDDIDPDETNMYDMRLVKHEDGWIYGIYCSEKKDPDAPAHDTSSAVAQAGLVRTRDLRTWTRLPNISTRSPQQRNVVLHPEFVNGQYAFYTRPQDGFISTGSGGGIAFGLCEDITQPVIESEAVIDERCYHTVYEAKNGQGPAPIKTSRGWIHIAHGVRNTAAGLRYVLYTFATSLEDPSRVIAKPGGHFIAPYDEERVGDVSNVIFCNGAVVNEQNEVFIYYASSDTRIHVATTTVARLEDYTFNTPPDPLRSLGSAAVRRELIQRNEALLQARPHSSQRS; the protein is encoded by the coding sequence ATGATTCATACCCAATACAATAAGCTGCTTGCGCAACAAGAGGAACTGATTACACGCCCGAATGAGGTCAACACCACCTTTTACAATGGCATCTACGAACGCTACCGTTACCCTGTACTCACACGTCATCACGTCCCGCTGCACTGGCGGTTTGATTTGAACGAGCAGACGAACCCGTTTTTCATGGAGCGTCTGGGTGTGAATGCAGCGCTAAACCCTGGCGCGATCTATCATGAGGGCAAATATATTCTGGTTTCCCGCACCGAGGGGCTGGATCGGAAATCGTTTTTTGCCCTGGCCGAGAGCGATAACGGTATTGACCAGTTCCGGTTCATCGATGCTCCATTAATATGGGACGATATCGACCCGGACGAAACGAACATGTACGATATGCGTCTGGTGAAGCATGAGGATGGCTGGATCTACGGCATTTATTGCTCGGAGAAAAAGGACCCTGACGCACCAGCACACGACACCTCCAGCGCTGTCGCCCAGGCCGGACTGGTCCGCACCCGCGACCTTCGCACATGGACCCGTCTACCGAATATCTCCACCCGATCACCGCAACAGCGTAACGTTGTCCTGCACCCCGAATTCGTGAACGGCCAATACGCCTTTTACACGCGTCCGCAGGACGGTTTTATTTCCACCGGCTCGGGCGGCGGCATTGCCTTCGGTCTGTGCGAGGATATTACACAGCCTGTGATTGAGAGCGAAGCAGTGATTGACGAGCGCTGCTATCATACAGTGTACGAAGCCAAGAACGGACAAGGGCCCGCTCCGATCAAGACCAGCCGCGGCTGGATTCATATCGCTCATGGCGTACGCAATACCGCCGCTGGTTTGCGATATGTGCTGTACACCTTTGCCACCAGCCTGGAGGACCCTTCGCGCGTCATCGCCAAGCCCGGCGGGCATTTTATAGCCCCCTATGATGAAGAGCGTGTCGGGGATGTCTCGAACGTTATTTTTTGCAATGGAGCAGTGGTTAACGAGCAAAATGAAGTCTTTATTTACTACGCCTCCAGTGATACCCGTATCCACGTGGCAACAACGACCGTCGCCCGCTTGGAGGACTACACGTTCAACACACCGCCTGACCCACTGCGTTCACTCGGCAGCGCCGCTGTCCGACGTGAGCTGATTCAGCGGAATGAAGCGCTATTGCAGGCACGCCCTCATTCTTCGCAGCGGTCATAA
- a CDS encoding substrate-binding domain-containing protein: MKSNVTMRDIAEKLGVSSVTVSKALNDKDGVSDELKERIKTLAGEMGYRFNTAAKSMKEGLTYNIGVVIPERFTGPGQSFYLHIYQQISRELEQYGYYGILHILHREDEEQLNLPRIYYDRKVDGFILLGQVSKPYIELVQSMDLPKMFLDFYDEHADIDSVVTDNFYGAYELTNYLIAQGHRDIAYVGNLYSTSSIQDRFLGYYKSLLEHRLPLRNEWVLSDRDDEGVYVDMELPQPLPTAFVCNCDQVAYNLVQKLIALGYRVPEDCSVVGFDNDVYATLIVPQLTTVGVDIEQMARTAIESMMKKISHPGSRFGRVLVQGHIVYRDSVQRMERP; encoded by the coding sequence ATGAAGAGCAACGTAACGATGCGGGACATTGCAGAAAAGCTGGGGGTTAGCAGCGTGACCGTGTCGAAGGCGCTCAATGACAAGGATGGAGTTAGCGATGAGCTAAAGGAGCGCATCAAGACGCTTGCGGGCGAAATGGGCTACCGTTTCAATACCGCTGCCAAGTCCATGAAGGAGGGCCTCACCTATAACATTGGTGTTGTCATTCCCGAGCGTTTTACCGGCCCCGGCCAATCGTTTTATCTGCACATCTATCAGCAAATTTCGCGGGAACTCGAGCAATACGGCTACTACGGCATTCTTCACATCCTCCATCGCGAGGACGAAGAACAGCTTAATCTGCCACGTATCTATTACGATCGCAAGGTGGATGGCTTCATTCTTCTGGGACAAGTGAGTAAGCCATATATTGAGCTAGTGCAGTCCATGGACCTGCCCAAAATGTTTCTTGATTTTTATGATGAGCATGCCGATATTGACTCCGTAGTAACCGATAATTTTTACGGAGCCTACGAGCTGACCAACTATTTGATCGCCCAGGGACACCGGGACATCGCATATGTGGGTAATCTCTACTCCACCAGTAGCATTCAGGACCGTTTCCTCGGCTACTATAAATCCTTGCTGGAGCACAGGCTGCCCCTGCGTAACGAGTGGGTGCTCAGCGACCGGGACGACGAGGGCGTATACGTTGATATGGAGCTGCCTCAGCCACTGCCGACCGCCTTCGTATGCAACTGTGACCAGGTCGCGTACAACCTGGTGCAAAAGCTCATTGCTCTGGGATACCGTGTGCCTGAAGATTGCTCTGTGGTTGGCTTCGACAACGATGTATATGCCACCCTTATTGTTCCGCAGCTGACTACCGTTGGAGTGGACATTGAACAGATGGCACGTACTGCCATTGAATCGATGATGAAAAAAATAAGCCATCCCGGCAGTCGTTTTGGCCGGGTCCTTGTACAAGGTCACATCGTGTATCGCGATTCCGTGCAGCGCATGGAGAGGCCGTGA
- a CDS encoding cold-shock protein, whose amino-acid sequence MYRRQAPEIIPEEDTAIWSCTNEGCNGWMRTDFTFLSEPVCPFCQASMGQETRMLPILNRTGNSFVAQRS is encoded by the coding sequence ATGTACAGACGCCAGGCTCCGGAGATTATCCCAGAGGAAGATACGGCGATTTGGTCGTGTACCAACGAGGGTTGCAACGGCTGGATGCGGACGGATTTCACCTTTTTGAGCGAACCGGTTTGTCCGTTCTGCCAAGCCTCCATGGGACAGGAAACGCGGATGCTCCCGATTCTCAATCGAACGGGCAACTCTTTTGTGGCCCAACGCTCCTGA
- a CDS encoding cold-shock protein, translated as MPTGTVKWFNADKGFGFIETEGQDIFVHYSAIDGEGFKTLDEGQHVEFNVVESQRGPQAEHVTKTS; from the coding sequence ATGCCAACAGGAACAGTCAAATGGTTTAATGCAGATAAAGGCTTCGGCTTTATCGAGACAGAGGGCCAGGATATTTTTGTCCACTACAGCGCTATCGACGGCGAAGGCTTCAAGACGCTGGACGAAGGCCAGCATGTGGAATTTAACGTGGTGGAAAGCCAGCGCGGGCCGCAGGCGGAGCATGTCACCAAGACCAGCTAA
- a CDS encoding DUF2179 domain-containing protein yields the protein MLKILLFIFVIQIIYVSAYTLRMILTLKGQKYVAALISTVEVTIYVLGLNMVLKYLDQVASLAVYAIGYALGILIGAWIEEKIALGYVTVKVISNEVNGGIANALRDKGYGVTAWLGSGRDGDRLVMEILAKRKNQNKLYQSILDIDPKAFVITVEPKQFHGGFWTKAIRK from the coding sequence ATGCTTAAAATTTTGTTATTTATTTTTGTTATTCAAATTATTTACGTGTCTGCGTATACACTGCGTATGATTTTGACGCTGAAAGGACAGAAGTACGTTGCTGCGCTCATAAGTACTGTAGAAGTTACGATCTATGTGCTGGGCCTGAACATGGTGCTTAAGTATTTGGATCAGGTGGCAAGTCTCGCGGTTTACGCCATCGGCTATGCGCTTGGTATTCTCATTGGAGCATGGATTGAGGAAAAAATAGCGCTCGGCTACGTAACCGTCAAGGTGATCAGCAATGAGGTCAACGGAGGTATCGCCAATGCGCTGCGTGACAAAGGGTACGGTGTTACAGCCTGGCTGGGCAGCGGGCGGGATGGAGATCGACTGGTGATGGAAATTTTGGCTAAGCGAAAAAATCAGAACAAGCTGTACCAATCCATTCTGGATATTGATCCCAAGGCCTTTGTCATTACAGTGGAGCCGAAGCAGTTTCATGGCGGTTTCTGGACCAAGGCGATCCGTAAGTAA